One Nostoc sp. CENA543 genomic window, TAACTAAAAATAAACCCAAAAGACTCAAAAACACCCAAGGGAAAGCCTTAAGCGGCACATTCCAAAAGTAGAAAATAAAGTTATTCCCCTGACGTTCTTCAGAACCCAACTCAACAACAAAGCCAAATAAAGCAGCAAAGCTATCATTACCATAACGCTGCCAATTAAACCATAACCAAAGTAAAGTCGGGATTAAGCCTACAAATAAGCCTAGATATAAGCAAGGGTTAGTGAGATGTTGATGACGACGATGTTTAATAATTAGATATGGCGATAAAGCAACAGTTGGCAGAACAATCATAAAGCTTCTCATCAAGAAGCCTAGACTTAAACTGCACCCAGCAATAAATCCTAAAATATATTTATATTTCGGATGTTCTTCTGCTTGAATAAAACTATAAATAGCTAAAAGTATCAGAAAAATAGTTGGTATATCAGGCGTACCTAACCGACAGTATTGCAGCCAGAGAAATTCTACACTCAAAATTGCACTAGCTAGCCAAGCTAACTTTTTACCTAGCATGATTTTGCCTATTTCATAGGTGAGCAATAGGCAAAAAATACCAAATATCATGTTAGGTAATCTGGTACTAAATTCGCTAATTCCTAATAACTTATAGAAAACTGCAACTAACCAATAGAACCCAGGTGTTTTATGATGAGCATTACCCCAAGGTGCAATCCAATCACCAGAATCATACATCTGACGGGCGCGCCACGCATATAACCCCTCATCATGCGCCATGACGCTACTTTCCCCTGAGTTGAAAACTAATAGGGGAATTGTCCAAACCAGCAAACTCCCATAGGGAAATATGGCTGACTCGCTGATTTTCCGCCAAAGAGGTGGTAAAAATTTTAGCCTATACAACACGGGATGCTGCATAAATTGGTAGAAGTATCCAGCTTTTATTAAAATATGTTAAATATAGCCTGCTCAAAGAATACCCGAAGTTGCACAGCTTTAGTTAAAAAACTTTTCTGAATCAAAATTATGTTACTAAAACCTGATCAACGGCTCAAATTAGACGATACAGACGACAAGCTATTTTACTCCTATCCCCGCTTCGTCACCCATGTTGATGAAGGTTTTATCCAACAGCTAACAGACTTATATAGAGAAAGACTCCAACCCAACACCCGCATACTTGATATGATGAGCAGTTGGGTGTCTCATTTACCAGATGAGATAAAATTTGCCCATGTGGAGGGACACGGACTCAACGCTGAAGAATTAGCCCGTAATCCCCGCTTAAATCATTATTTCGTCCAAAATCTTAACGAAAATCCCGCCTTACCTCTGCCAGATCAAGATTTTGATGCTGTAATTAATTGTGTTTCCGTACAATATTTACAGTACCCAGAAGCCATTTTTTCGGAAATTCACCGCATCTTGAAACCTGGTGGTGTAGCAATTTTTAGCTTTTCTAATCGGATGTTCTTTCAAAAAGCCATTCAAGCTTGGCGGGATAACTCCGAACAAGGGCGAGTGGAATTAGTGAAACGTTACTTTACCTCTGTACCAGGATTTACCACACCAGAGATTATTGCCAGTAAATCTACTGCACCCAATTTCCTGCAATGGTTGGGTGTACCAGGGGGAGATCCATTTTATGCTGCGATCGCCTATCGACAAAATTTATAAATTCAGTATTCAATTTTAGTAGCGTGGCAAGCCTAAAATGATGCAAAAAAATTGTAGGTTGGGTTGACGTAAGGAAACCCAACCTACATCTAATACACTATTTTAGCTGTGTCAGTCCACTACTTATACTTACATTTGTTCTCCAAATCAAATCAAATTTCTATAGCAATGATTTGTAAAAAATTATAAATATTTGCCTTGCAAGCAGTATTTATGCTGACTTGGTACCGATAGACAATTAGTGTACCAGGAGAATAAAAATATGCGTAATATTCCTAATAATTATAACGGTAACTCTAGATATGGTTTCTACTTGGGTGGTGGGATATTGTTCCTATTTTTAGCTATAATATTTCGCCCGTTTACAATTGTAAATGCTGGTGAACGTGGTGTAGTCATGCAGTTTGGCAAAGTCCAAGACACAGTTTTAGATGAAGGACTACATACTATTATGCCGGGTGTGACATCTGTACGCAGAATTAGTGTGCGTGTACACCAAAATACTTTTCAAGCTGATGCGGCTTCTAAAGACTTGCAACAGTTGAAAACAGAATTGGCTGTTAACTGGCACATTGACCCCAGTAAAGTCAATAAGGTATTTCAACAAGTCGGAGACAAAGAACAAATAGTCACGGGTATCATTACGCCAGCCGTATCAGAGGTTTTAAAAGCTGCGACTGCTAAAAAAACGGCTGAAGAGATTATTACAAGACGCACAGAATTAAAAGCAGAAATTGATAAGAATTTAAAAGATAGGTTACAGGCTTATGGTTTGATAGTTGATGATGTTTCTCTGGTAAATTTTGCTTTTTCACCGGAGTTTAGCAGAGCGATTGAATCTAAACAAATAGCAGAACAAGAAGCCAAGCAAGCAGAATTTATTGCCAAGAAAGCAACTCAAGAAGCTCAAGCTGAGGTTAACCGCGCTAAAGGTCAGGCTGAGGCACAACGATTACAAAGGCTAACTTTAACGCCGGAGTTGTTACAAAAGCAAGCAATCGAAAAATGGGACGGTAAATTCCCAATGGTGATGAACGGTAATGGTTCTTTACCGTTGATTAATATCAATCCTGGTAATTTGTCTAACAATAATAATTAATATTCAATAATGAAAGCGATCGCCTATTTTCCATA contains:
- a CDS encoding glycosyltransferase family 39 protein, producing MQHPVLYRLKFLPPLWRKISESAIFPYGSLLVWTIPLLVFNSGESSVMAHDEGLYAWRARQMYDSGDWIAPWGNAHHKTPGFYWLVAVFYKLLGISEFSTRLPNMIFGIFCLLLTYEIGKIMLGKKLAWLASAILSVEFLWLQYCRLGTPDIPTIFLILLAIYSFIQAEEHPKYKYILGFIAGCSLSLGFLMRSFMIVLPTVALSPYLIIKHRRHQHLTNPCLYLGLFVGLIPTLLWLWFNWQRYGNDSFAALFGFVVELGSEERQGNNFIFYFWNVPLKAFPWVFLSLLGLFLVIRRPIPNYQLILVGFPIVLFGELSIFSTRLSHYSLPLHPFIALLAAIGLDWLGRVYELGYTKKKHLLQKANIPRFLSYASALLGFLSIVAAILVFAWGDRKYSPIGLIVGLSWLILPIVWDMRHRFGYTFLTANYWIAGWLIPCWLALAMVGSLGLLSDYNPNYRTFLHQSAIASILQTHPVHFVNMGGKNAVLLRFYTPTHGQRVETITQLSTPSYAWVYKATPSQLSSRPHRVIGSIQDYKLIQVLPSK
- a CDS encoding prohibitin family protein; the protein is MRNIPNNYNGNSRYGFYLGGGILFLFLAIIFRPFTIVNAGERGVVMQFGKVQDTVLDEGLHTIMPGVTSVRRISVRVHQNTFQADAASKDLQQLKTELAVNWHIDPSKVNKVFQQVGDKEQIVTGIITPAVSEVLKAATAKKTAEEIITRRTELKAEIDKNLKDRLQAYGLIVDDVSLVNFAFSPEFSRAIESKQIAEQEAKQAEFIAKKATQEAQAEVNRAKGQAEAQRLQRLTLTPELLQKQAIEKWDGKFPMVMNGNGSLPLININPGNLSNNNN
- a CDS encoding class I SAM-dependent methyltransferase gives rise to the protein MLLKPDQRLKLDDTDDKLFYSYPRFVTHVDEGFIQQLTDLYRERLQPNTRILDMMSSWVSHLPDEIKFAHVEGHGLNAEELARNPRLNHYFVQNLNENPALPLPDQDFDAVINCVSVQYLQYPEAIFSEIHRILKPGGVAIFSFSNRMFFQKAIQAWRDNSEQGRVELVKRYFTSVPGFTTPEIIASKSTAPNFLQWLGVPGGDPFYAAIAYRQNL